The genomic window AGATGATATCGAACAAGAGCTTAATAATCATAGTCACGAAGCCCATTATCTCAACATTTTGGCTTTGATTGGTGAAGAATTAAATATACCAAATTTCAAAATCATTGCCCACAATAGAACGGATATCAATCAGGGAATTGCTGTTGATTTGATCTTAGATGTTGGTAATTCTAGAAGCTGCGGGATTCTAGTTGAAGATCATGCCCAAGAGCAGGACAGCCTTAAAAAACGTTATGAATTGTCTATTCGTGATTTATCTATGCCCGAATATGCATATGCGGAGCCGTTTGAGAGTCGCGTAGAATTTGCCCAAGCATTCTTTGGCAAAGAGCACTATTCTGTTCAAAGCGGTCGCAGAGATGCATTTCAGTGGCCGAGTATAGTACGAGTAGGCAAGGAAGCAAGTCGTTTAGCAAGTCGCCGTAAGGGCAATGAGGGTTCTACAGGTTTATCAAGTCCTAAACGTTATTTGTGGGACCTGGCACCCTATGAACAAGCATGGAGATTTAACTCTTCTTATGTCGAATCAGATAACGAGCCTTTTGCAACTGCCGCCCCTCTTTCAGGCTTCATAAATGGTCAGGGCGAGGCTTTGTACGAACTTTCAGATGATATAGATGAGGAATTTGAACGCAAAATGCCAGTGTTCCAACCTCATTATTCACGTGGTTCTTTGATGACTTTCTTGTTATCTGAGGTCCTACTTCATGCATTGCTTCAAATAAATAGTCCAGCTCAAAGGGCGAAACTTGAACATGCAAAATCTCCTCGCTATTTAAGATCCATTATCCTTACCGTTCCCCCAGCTATGCCATCGCCTGAAATCAATAATTTCAAGAATTGCATGCACCAAGCTATTGGTCTAACATGGAAAATGATGGGATGGGACAAAACGGATGATCCTGTCGATTTTGCAAATAGATTTGACGAAAAATATTGGCCAACATTGCCAGAAGTACTTGTTCAATGGGACGAAGCTACTGCCAGCCAAGTTGTTTATCTATTCAACGAGACACAAAATAACTATGGCGGACGTGCTGAGAAATTCATTTCGGACATGGTACGACCAGACAAAACCACCAATAAAAACGCCGTCACAATTGCAACTGTTGATATCGGTGGAGGTACGACGGATTTAGTTATAACGGACTTTACTTTGGATTATGGCAATGAGGACGATGACGGCCTCCCACATTCATACGGCACTAACGTTTTCATAAAACCAATACAAAGATTTAGAGACGGCTTTAAAGTTGCGGGAGATGATATTTTGCTTGATATCATCAGAGATGTTGTTGTTGAATCTCTTAAAAAGCACTTAATTTCTGAAGGAATTAGAAATTATGATTCCTTGTTGTCTGATTTGATTGGGTCAGGTGCAGATAGTGTACAGATTAGGCTTTTAAGACAGCAACTTACATTGCAAATCTTCAGACCAATTGGTCTTAAAGTCCTTCAAGCATATGAACAATACGACCCACTTGAACGCAAAAATAAACTTATGGGTGCTACATTTGGTAGTGTTTTAGAGGGACTTGAACCGCCAACTCAAAAAGTTCTGGATTTTGTAAACATACCAATTTCACGTGAATTAGGTAAAGATTTCAACATTCTTGATATACCGCTTCAAGTTAATTTATTTCAAATTCACAAAAACTTTTTGCAAGGTCATTATGACATATGCAAAACATTTAAATCGCTGTGCGAAATAATATATTTTTACCAGTGCGATGTGTTGTTGATTACAGGCAGACCTTCACTACTTCCTGGAGTTCAGGCATTCTTCAAGAATCAGTTACCATTGCCATCAAATAGAATTCTTCCGCTTCATGGATATAAAACTGGAAACTGGTATCCATTCCACAAACAAGGTAGAGTTGACGATCCTAAAACTACAGCTACAGTGGGTGCGATGTTGTGCTTTTTGAGTAAAAACTCACGAATTCCAAGTTTTTATTTCAGATCCATGGCATTAAAACCTTATTCGACAATTAAAAATCTTGGACTGATAGATAACAATAATACGATTTCTAAAGAGAACGTTTACTATTCGGACATTAATCTTGATAAAGAGGATTACGAGCTTCCTGATCAATCATTCCCTATACGAGGAAAAACTCGAATAGGATTTAGGCAACTTAATACTGAGCGTTGGGCGGCTTCACCACTTTATACAATTACGATTGAAAGCAATGAGTTGAGAAATCAAATTGCCGAAGGTCAAACCGTTAATGTAACTTTGAAATTAGACAAACGAAATAGACATAATAAACAAGTTGAAAACTTCGTTATCGATCAGGCTTTTTTATCGAGTGGTCGTAAAACAAATGGTTTGAAACTAAGTTTGAATACACTTTTAGATTCTGGTCTTAATGACTCGCAATATTGGTTGGACAGTGGGAGCCTTATAAATGAGTAATCTTTCTGAATCTTGGGACAGCGTTTACGAAGGTGCAAAAAAAGCTATCGATTGGGTTCAATCCACTCGAACCGAAAGCCCACGTGTTGCCAGTGAAGCTACTAGTTTAATCGAGAGCCTTAGACGTCTTCGTGTTATGGCTAGAAAACTGGGGCACTCTTCTGAACACCCAGTATCTGTAGGGTTTTTCGGGCTATCACAAGCTGGAAAGTCGTATCTAATTTCATCCTTAGCGGCTGATGATGAAGGAAAATTAACGACAACATTCGATGGTCAAGAACTCGATTTTATGGACCATATTAATCCAACTGGCGGTGGCAAGGAGGCTACAGGTTTAGCTACTCGCTTTACTAAGCGTGCGGATGTTGGTATCAAAGGTTATCCAATTGAGCTTAGATTATTTAGTGAAATAGAAATCGTTAAGATATTGGTTAATAGCTTTTTTAATGACTTTAATTCTAATAAGCTTTTGTATGAACCTGATCAGCAGAAGATTAATAAGCTAATTAAAGAACTTACACCTAAGGCACAAAAAGAATATGTGCCAGGTATTGTTGAAGAAGATATTGTAGACCTTCAAGATTACTGTAATAACAATTTTGCTAAATCTGTCTCTGTATACAAAGCAAATTATTGGACTAAAGCTGCACAGTTGGCACCTCATTTAAGTCTAGAAGACAGGGCCGAGCTTTTTTCTATTCTTTGGTATGGCGAAAAGTTGCATGAATTAACTGAGACATATGTACAATTTTCTAAGATTCTAGCTAGCTTGGGACATCCTGAATTTGTGTATGCCCCTATCGATGTTTTAGTTCAAAAAAATGAGGATGGTACATTCTCCAAAACTTCAAGCATTATGAATGTAGACATGGTTGAAAGATTGGGGAAACCAGCAGATAACATTTCAGTGGACGTTTTACCAATTAGTTACAAAGGTGAGCAAGGAAAAGCCGTTAATATTTCTCTTGCACAACTTGCAATTCTAACTACTGAGTTTATATTTCCACTTAAAAATGAGCCACGTTGTGATGTAGTAAATAAAATCGATTTATTGGATTTCCCTGGGTATCGCGGTCGCCTTGAACTTGTTGAATTCGACGAAAATGAAAATTCAATAGGTAAGGTAATTCTTCGTGGTAAAGTTGCTTACCTTTTCGAGAGCTATACTGATAGTCAGGAGATGAATATCTTAATTATGTGTACTCCTAGTGATGCACAACTCGAGATTAATGATGTCGGTCCCGTACTTGAAAAGTGGATTGATAAAATCCAAGGT from Taylorella equigenitalis ATCC 35865 includes these protein-coding regions:
- a CDS encoding virulence factor SrfB — protein: MLAEIHPFGKEIPLIMNSGIQFIDFGLNIDWKDKAWKEKNTGYFLPPSNNDPIRRLVLDRSGDGYSDPAFPGKIISNPVDFSVEESLKLFNGVWVPIPILRSMPPNRFDNGPFNWARARIVQLPRPDEDGHTHRVVLAIDTKIFSHSSDTAYLGPMEDDIRAGSVFTYAFQSNHISWFLDLKWVKDWLVELFKELAPEPDRLKIYEDDIEQELNNHSHEAHYLNILALIGEELNIPNFKIIAHNRTDINQGIAVDLILDVGNSRSCGILVEDHAQEQDSLKKRYELSIRDLSMPEYAYAEPFESRVEFAQAFFGKEHYSVQSGRRDAFQWPSIVRVGKEASRLASRRKGNEGSTGLSSPKRYLWDLAPYEQAWRFNSSYVESDNEPFATAAPLSGFINGQGEALYELSDDIDEEFERKMPVFQPHYSRGSLMTFLLSEVLLHALLQINSPAQRAKLEHAKSPRYLRSIILTVPPAMPSPEINNFKNCMHQAIGLTWKMMGWDKTDDPVDFANRFDEKYWPTLPEVLVQWDEATASQVVYLFNETQNNYGGRAEKFISDMVRPDKTTNKNAVTIATVDIGGGTTDLVITDFTLDYGNEDDDGLPHSYGTNVFIKPIQRFRDGFKVAGDDILLDIIRDVVVESLKKHLISEGIRNYDSLLSDLIGSGADSVQIRLLRQQLTLQIFRPIGLKVLQAYEQYDPLERKNKLMGATFGSVLEGLEPPTQKVLDFVNIPISRELGKDFNILDIPLQVNLFQIHKNFLQGHYDICKTFKSLCEIIYFYQCDVLLITGRPSLLPGVQAFFKNQLPLPSNRILPLHGYKTGNWYPFHKQGRVDDPKTTATVGAMLCFLSKNSRIPSFYFRSMALKPYSTIKNLGLIDNNNTISKENVYYSDINLDKEDYELPDQSFPIRGKTRIGFRQLNTERWAASPLYTITIESNELRNQIAEGQTVNVTLKLDKRNRHNKQVENFVIDQAFLSSGRKTNGLKLSLNTLLDSGLNDSQYWLDSGSLINE